Proteins encoded together in one Bactrocera neohumeralis isolate Rockhampton chromosome 4, APGP_CSIRO_Bneo_wtdbg2-racon-allhic-juicebox.fasta_v2, whole genome shotgun sequence window:
- the LOC126754525 gene encoding sodium-dependent nutrient amino acid transporter 1 encodes MANEAGYVNSAYVPTNATNTATASIPGEYRSSIAFEPSRNDYNGRIDNITPTSQKPEELPKLPHDAVVEDATKRRDTWANDVEFLMSCIALSVGLGNVWRFPFTALENGGGAFVIPYIIVLFLVGKPVYYMEMLLGQLSSRGSIKVFDFSPIMRGVGYGQVFATAIVSTYYATLMAITLRYLIESCYPTLPWSYCREEWGDACINSKVNKSNIFTNETTVKTTSAEFYFTKVILREKDSIDDGIGYPSWSLALTLAVSWVVITSILIKGIKSSGKASYVLALFPYVVLFILLIRSLTLPGAFNGVLYFLKPQWNKLLNPQVWYAAITQVFFSLAICFGNIIMYASYNRFRHNIKRDCTIVTTLDTFTSLFSGIIIFGILGNLAHESNTTDIQNVVKSNTGLAFISYPDAISKFEFLPQLFSVLFFLMLFVLGIGSNVGMASCVMTVLKDKFTNTKNWVIAVSIAIVCYVIGLIYVTPGGQYILNFMDFFGASFIALVLAIFELIAVGWIYGVKNLCQDVYFMLGIKTSIYYRICWGVVTPVFMAAVLIYTLWNYTPLQYNGYTYQTGLYVLGWCISGFGIGQLLIWGVGAVWNCSDGTICERIKKSFKPQKNWGPLDPATLKEYQLFKTEERTNEMFKKTGLCHKIYDNIFG; translated from the exons ATGGCCAATGAAGCTGGATACGTTAATAGCGCGTATGTACctacaaatgcaacaaataccGCAACTGCATCCATACCGGGAGAGTATCGTTCGAGTATCGCATTCGAACCGAGCAGAAACGATTACAATGGCCGAATTGATAATATTACACCCACGTCACAG AAACCAGAAGAGTTACCCAAACTACCCCATGATGCTGTCGTCGAAGATGCTACCAAACGGCGAGATACTTGGGCCAATGATGTTGAGTTTCTCATGTCTTGCATTGCCCTCTCTGTGGGTTTGGGAAATGTTTGGCGTTTTCCCTTCACTGCACTCGAAAATGGTGGTGGTGCATTCGTAATTCCctacatcatagtattatttctGGTAGGTAAACCTGTTTACTACATGGAAATGTTGTTGGGGCAGTTGTCCAGTCGTGGCAGTATCAAGGTATTTGATTTTTCGCCCATAATGAGAG gcgtCGGTTATGGTCAAGTATTCGCCACAGCTATTGTATCCACATATTATGCCACATTAATGGCCATAACACTTCGTTATTTGATTGAATCGTGTTACCCGACACTGCCATGGAGTTATTGTCGGGAGGAATGGGGTGACGCTTGCATCAATTCGAAagtaaacaaatcaaatattttcacaaatgaGACCACAGTTAAAACTACATCAGCGGAATTTTATTTCAC aaaagTAATTCTTCGTGAAAAAGATTCCATTGATGATGGTATTGGATATCCTAGTTGGTCCTTGGCACTAACGTTAGCCGTTTCATGGGTGGTGATAACATCTatactcataaaaggcatcaaAAGTTCTGGTAAAGCTTCCTACGTTTTGGCACTTTTTCCCTACGTGGTGTTGTTTATACTTCTCATAAGATCATTAACACTGCCTGGGGCATTTAATGGTGTACTTTACTTTTTAAAGCCGCAATGGAATAAACTTCTTAACCCACAG GTATGGTATGCTGCCATTACACAAGTTTTCTTTTCGCTTGCCATTTGCTTTGGAAATATCATAATGTATGCTTCCTACAACAGATTCCGACACAATATAAAAAG GGATTGCACGATAGTGACGACTTTAGATACATTCACGTCTCTGTTTTCTGGCATCATAATATTTGGCATTCTAGGCAATTTGGCGCACGAATCAAATACCACTGATATACAAAATGTTGTTAAAAGCAACACTGGACTCGCGTTCATCTCATATCCAGACGCTATATCGAAGTTTGAATTTCTACCTCAG CTATTCTCCGTGCTCTTCTTCTTGATGCTCTTTGTGCTGGGTATTGGAAGCAATGTGGGCATGGCTTCATGCGTGATGACTGTTCTAAAGGATAAGTTCACCAACACTAAAAACTGGGTGATTGCAGTAAGCATAGCCATTGTTTGCTATGTAATCGGTTTGATCTACGTTACGCCCGGTGGACAATATATACTGAATTTTATGGACTTCTTCGGCGCGTCTTTCATTGCTCTTGTTTTGGCGATTTTCGAATTGATTGCTGTTGGTTGGATATACG GAGTCAAAAACCTTTGCCAAGACGTTTATTTTATGTTGGGTATAAAGACTTCCATTTATTATCGAATATGCTGGGGTGTTGTAACTCCCGTCTTCATGGCGGCCGTCCTTATTTACACATTGTGGAACTACACTCCCTTACAATATAACGGTTACACGTATCAAACGGGATTATATG TTTTAGGTTGGTGTATTTCCGGCTTTGGTATAGGCCAACTGCTCATTTGGGGTGTGGGCGCTGTTTGGAATTGCTCCGATGGTACTATATGTGAACGAATAAAGAAAAGCTTTAAACCCCAAAAAAACTGGGGACCACTAGATCCCGCTACTTTGAAGGAATATCAACTTTTCAAAACCGAAGAGCGCACaaatgaaatgtttaaaaaaacgGGACTTTGTCATAAAATATACGACAACATATTTGGTTAG
- the LOC126754502 gene encoding activated Cdc42 kinase Ack: MTSAVNSDTFAATSSSIFSFSSSIAETEWLEDLLHEVQLEQFLERIRDDLQVTRLAHFDYVLPEDLERCGLGKPAVRRLMEAVRKKKAHQWRKNILSKLIGGGKQPSSKKSQQAVNKEHQNTQLTCLIHEKDITLGIKLGDGSFGVVRRGEWHSVPNGKVMPVAVKVLKSDNLTQPGIIDDFFREVQAMHALDHSNLVRLYGVVLSQPMMMITELAERGSLLDTLRKQCKHTPLTNIWNWSVQIVTGMAYLEHKRFLHRDLACRNVLLASGNKIKIGDFGLMRALPQEDDCYVMSEHKKVPFPWCAPESLRFRQFSHASDTWMFGVTLWEMFTFGEDPWVGLNGSQILRKIDREGERLHQPDACPPDVYEMMLQCWDKLPAERPTFAALKEFLVGMSPPLYKAARSYREENRLQIDAGDTLAIIDGRADLKLIKGQNQRTFDIGVFPRNILEKQKHTSSDLIQPMHESIRQSGGHSSSPFGFCWGGAGAMSASAEIQSERNRKCASMQPHLQQPAHHAKERKSVSSKQFAYNKLVNERTAELQRNQSVQFAKGKGVNNTKQGPQRPPPPQQKQIEGILIDISPEFGPPTTSINCDESGSVNIRNSLCLLDAPIDIPTEGEVYDANSFAYSSASAQQTFLTGTSPLAQRLQPPPYQMPPTYSNTIEFTQQQSQSMQHRDPFDTSSVHLNYDQNTGNNAVYTNVIGHSPYKVQQSILRANSIQSLYNSPTARKSLFSGTLNSSGNKENVPHSLGTENQNNVISESEDALQTRLSSLTLEKPTVESSTESNVLLDQSFIAELEKDMYSSKGQNDYERNSIQMYTSKENVYKQNLTPLKNSTSISCTTNASSSGVSPKLQNLETYNQVQYSNAAITEARKSLNDQHKLNNLEAVGTNTTTSGEERTEVLTENTQDVINRIWYDRVNGTSTPATYYSQPPENAYQNQSNYADRYGSAINGKESNHSFVALSNRVVPQATQGSKIYGSAASLYGSVSGRELYDAVAATPSTYYGQIPLNAVEADNSIFSSALTTASAAPAAVYDEVTLDDYLRPHRPAPLAPPLLSTQQIQRRLEKLKQHQENGGGNLYAPVPSEAAKENEKIQQILKDLGSAAQEVDVRNALRAANGDANAAIRHYKIDQLTRLGLANRPQCEQALQKTGWSLELAAAVLLESTS; the protein is encoded by the exons ATGACTTCTGCGGTAAACAGTGACACATTTGCTGCAACTTCAAGTTCGATCTTCAGTTTCTCCAGTTCAATTGCAGAAACTGAGTGGTTGGAAGACCTGTTGCACGAGGTACAACTTGAGCAGTTCCTGGAACGTATACGCGATGATTTGCAAGTGACCCGATTGGCCCATTTTGATTATGTGCTACCGGAGGATCTCGAACGTTGTGGTTTGGGAAAACCTGCCGTACGTAGACTTATGGAGGCCGTGCGGAAGAAAAAAGCACATCAGTGGCGTAAAAATATTCTCTCAAAACTGATTGGCGGCGGAAAGCAACCGTCATCGAAAAAGTCACAACAAGCTGTTAATAAGGAACATCAAAATACTCAACTTACGTGTCTTATACACGAAAAAGATATTACACTTGGCATCAAATTAGGTGATGGCTCATTCGGGGTGGTGAGGCGTGGGGAATGGCACTCCGTCCCAAATGGAAAAGTAATGCCCGTTGCTGTGaag GTGCTAAAATCGGATAATCTCACGCAACCGGGTATAATTGATGATTTCTTCCGTGAGGTGCAGGCAATGCATGCTTTGGACCATTCGAATTTGGTGCGTTTGTACGGTGTTGTTTTATCCCAGCCAATGATGATGATCACAGAATTAGCGGAGCGTGGTTCGCTGTTGGATACATTACGTAAACAGTGCAAACATACACCGTTAACTAACATTTGGAATTGGTCGGTACAAATTGTCACCGGTATGGCGTACTTAGAACACAAACGCTTTCTGCATCGAGATTTAGCATGTAGAAATGTGTTACTTGCTTCcggcaataaaataaagatcGGCGATTTCGGTCTCATGCGAGCACTTCCGCAAGAAGATGATTGCTATGTGATGTCTGAACACAAAAAGGTACCCTTTCCGTGGTGCGCACCAGAATCCTTACGTTTCCGGCAGTTTTCACATGCCTCAGATACTTGGATGTTTGGCGTAACGCTCTGGGAAATGTTCACATTCGGTGAAGATCCATGGGTTGGACTAAATGGATCTCAAATATTACGAAAAATTGATAGAGAGGGTGAACGTTTGCATCAGCCAGATGCTTGCCCTCCAGATGTGTATGAAATGATGTTACAATGTTGGGATAAATTACCTGCAGAACGTCCAACGTTCGCTGCGTTGAA ggaATTCTTAGTAGGAATGTCTCCGCCTTTATATAAAGCAGCACGCTCTTATCGTGAAGAGAATCGGCTGCAGATCGATGCTGGCGACACCTTGGCCATTATTGATGGTCGCGCTGACTTGAAGCTAATTAAAGGTCAAAACCAACGAACATTTGATATTGGAGTTTTCCCAcgcaatatattggaaaaacaaaagcacacaAGCAGCGATCTAATACAACCAATGCATGAAAGCATTCGTCAAAGCGGCGGACATTCCAGTTCACCCTTCGGATTTTGCTGGGGTGGAGCTGGAGCAATGAGTGCGAGTGCCGAAATCCAATCAG AGAGAAATCGCAAATGTGCCTCAATGCAACCACACTTGCAACAACCAGCGCATCATGCCAAAGAACGGAAATCTGTATCTAGTAAACAGTTTGCGTACAATAAATTGGTTAACGAGCGTACCGCAGAACTACAGCGAAATCAATCAGTGCAGTTCGCAAAAGGAAAGGGAGTTAATAACACCAAACAAGGCCCTCAACGCCCGCCTCCaccgcaacaaaaacaaatagagGGTATATTGATTGACATTTCACCAGAGTTTGGGCCTCCTACAACTTCCATAAACTGTGATGAAAGCGGGTCTGTAAATATTAGAAACTCCTTGTGTTTATTGGACGCACCAATAGATATCCCAACAGAGGGAGAGGTGTACGATGCAAACTCGTTTGCTTACAGTAGCGCCTCAGcacaacaaacatttttaactgGAACTTCGCCGCTGGCACAACGACTTCAACCGCCGCCTTATCAAATGCCACCCACTTATTCGAACACAATTGAATtcacacaacaacaatcacaatcAATGCAACATCGTGACCCATTTGATACCAGTAGCGTGCATTTGAATTATGATCAAAATACAGGAAATAATGCAGTGTACACAAATGTAATAGGTCATTCGCCGTACAAGGTGCAACAGTCAATATTGCGCGCAAATTCAATACAGTCATTATATAACAGTCCTACAGCAAGAAAAAGCCTTTTCTCTGGAACATTAAATTCCTCCGGCAATAAAGAGAATGTTCCACATTCGCTTGGCACAGAAAACCAAAATAATGTGATCTCTGAAAGCGAAGATGCGCTCCAAACAAGGTTGTCTTCACTCACCTTGGAAAAGCCAACGGTTGAATCCTCTACAGAGAGTAATGTTTTGCTGGACCAATCTTTTATTGCTGAACTAGAGAAGGATATGTACAGCAGTAAGGGTCAAAATGATTACGAACGCAATTCCATTCAAATGTATACGAGTAAGGAAAATGtgtacaaacaaaatttgacgCCTTTAAAAAACTCAACCAGCATCTCGTGCACAACAAATGCATCAAGCAGCGGAGTTTCTCCTAAACTGCAAAATCTCGAAACATACAACCAAGTACAATACTCAAACGCAGCTATCACTGAAGCACGCAAAAGCCTTAATGATCAGCATAAACTAAATAACCTAGAGGCTGTTGGAACAAATACCACTACAAGTGGTGAGGAGAGAACCGAAGTGCTTACTGAAAACACCCAAGATGTTATTAATCGAATATGGTATGATCGTGTCAATGGCACTTCAACACCTGCAACTTATTACTCTCAACCTCCCGAAAATGCATACCAAAATCAGAGTAATTACGCAGATCGATATGGTAGCGCAATCAATGGCAAGGAGTCAAACCATAGCTTCGTGGCGCTTTCAAATCGAGTTGTGCCGCAAGCAACACAGGGTAGTAAAATATATGGATCTGCGGCTTCTCTGTATGGCAGTGTCAGTGGGCGTGAATTATATGACGCTGTAGCTGCGACACCCTCAACGTATTATGGTCAAATACCTTTGAACGCCGTTGAGGCTGACAACAGTATTTTCAGTAGTGCATTAACTACAGCATCTGCAGCGCCCGCTGCGGTTTACGACGAAGTAACGCTCGACGACTATTTACGTCCACATCGACCAGCCCCGTTAGCTCCACCACTACTCTCGACCCAGCAAATACAACGTCGTCTGGAGAAGCTAAAGCAGCATCAGGAGAATGGGGGTGGAAATTTATATGCGCCTGTTCCATCCGAAGCCGCAaaggaaaacgaaaaaattcagCAAATACTTAAGGATTTAGGTTCAGCTGCACAGGAAGTAGATGTGCGTAATGCATTAAGAGCAGCAAACGGTGATGCAAATGCTGCAATACGACACTACAAAATTGACCAACTCACCAG ACTCGGCCTTGCCAATCGTCCCCAGTGTGAACAGGCGTTACAAAAAACCGGTTGGAGCTTAGAGCTTGCAGCTGCTGTGTTATTAGAAAGTACTTCTTAG